One window of Candidatus Microthrix subdominans genomic DNA carries:
- a CDS encoding GMC family oxidoreductase N-terminal domain-containing protein, whose protein sequence is MDYEVIDAPDEPTAIHSGPRRLKKRYDVVVIGSGPAGSVLSYRLARAGLRVAVLERGTEHRPGSFPEAPGELVTNSQLWRNGLRIGAADALFDLRVFDDVMVLTGCGVGGTSLINASVSVMPDAEVMDDRRWPAELRNDPGWADDIGRVGDLTGTATLPADRTPPKLSALEAMAGARGIDASAERAPLNVSFCDGPNPAGLEVAACNGCGNCITGCNIGAKGSYDRNYLHRARSCGAQVFASCSVSHVEATAHGWAVVVTDTGQPSVRRRVEADRVVLAAGALGSTEVLLRSREAGLETSPMLGHRFSGNGDLIAWGFDTDEPVGGVGVRSDSDPSDSAEPDGDDRWLGVGPTISGLIRSGPAADGTPPVGGADGPETPLSRDDHWMIEDGAVPRVFAVLTPLLLAASALLDRLPLHEGPERVAGWLRSFLDGPYDGAVSRTTTTLYMAADDSEGQVQLAGAGVEVTWPGAGLQRSLTEGGQRLADAARQLGGRPVRNPGHRGWLGNRPVSVHPLGGCVMGGDAGDGVVDHRGRVFAGAAGRHTYVGLYVTDGSIVPRSLGANPSLTIAALAERTARLMLAEMGLDADPIDSVPQGDVAPDDAAPAPDVPGPRVRFTERLGGHVIVGGQASPIVLGLRVAVEDPAAVRRNPEQTELRVTGTVDAPLLHPAPMTVTWGTLRLVAEDPDQPVGHRMEYRLGLRDADGARYRLDADKLILDQPGIDWLWDATEVAVSIRPVAPDGEAAPDRPVERAYGLARLAPFDAVRMGLSLRGPEGGAPAEQARAIGSFLGAFALPMTRIFGKAAVGGAELRAAQGGVQRRRQLALPPMEQHWLGRDRRWSVLPPDDPIVGLRRFRGGSAGPVLLAPGFGMSSDHYLLDSAAPNLTEVLVEAGYDVWLFDYRSSIRFPGAGRPSDLDEVATIDWPAAVGRVRAITEADEVSVVAHCVGAATVLMALLDGMDGVGAVVCSQMAAHFDVPAFTRLRARLRPGPKLEALGLTSVFPDRGTGLAARLADLAARPTPLAHGERCDSPVCRWVFFFYGPTHHHANLDRYTHSRIAELFGEGSLRGMDHVGSMFTAGRLVGADGSDAYLPHVERLNLPILFLAGTRNRLVLPSSSARTLAWLRSHHGPELHQRRELPGYAHLDGLIGRRVDRDVFPHILEFLDAR, encoded by the coding sequence TTGGATTATGAGGTCATCGATGCCCCCGATGAACCCACCGCGATCCACAGCGGTCCCCGACGGCTGAAAAAGCGCTACGACGTGGTCGTCATCGGCAGCGGTCCGGCGGGATCGGTGCTGAGCTATCGATTGGCCCGCGCTGGGCTGCGGGTGGCGGTGCTCGAGCGCGGCACGGAACACCGACCAGGGTCGTTTCCCGAAGCCCCGGGCGAGTTGGTCACCAACAGCCAGCTGTGGCGCAACGGCCTCCGCATCGGCGCGGCTGACGCCCTCTTCGACCTGCGGGTGTTCGACGACGTGATGGTCCTCACCGGCTGCGGCGTGGGCGGCACATCGTTGATCAACGCCTCGGTGTCGGTGATGCCCGATGCCGAGGTGATGGACGACCGGCGCTGGCCGGCCGAGTTGCGCAACGACCCCGGGTGGGCCGATGACATCGGCCGGGTGGGTGACCTGACGGGTACCGCAACCCTGCCGGCCGACCGCACCCCTCCCAAGTTGAGCGCTCTCGAGGCGATGGCCGGCGCCCGGGGGATCGACGCCAGCGCCGAGCGTGCTCCGCTGAACGTGTCCTTTTGTGATGGCCCCAACCCGGCCGGCCTCGAGGTGGCGGCATGCAACGGATGCGGTAATTGCATCACCGGCTGCAACATCGGGGCCAAGGGCAGCTACGACCGCAACTACCTTCATCGAGCCCGCTCGTGCGGCGCCCAGGTGTTTGCATCGTGCTCGGTGTCCCACGTCGAAGCGACCGCCCACGGCTGGGCGGTCGTGGTGACCGACACCGGCCAGCCATCGGTGCGTCGTCGGGTGGAGGCCGACCGGGTGGTGCTGGCCGCCGGGGCCCTGGGCTCGACCGAGGTGTTGTTGCGGTCCCGGGAGGCCGGCCTGGAGACCTCTCCGATGCTCGGGCACCGCTTCTCGGGCAACGGCGACCTGATCGCCTGGGGCTTCGATACCGACGAGCCCGTCGGCGGGGTGGGTGTGCGCAGCGACAGCGACCCTTCCGACTCCGCCGAACCCGATGGCGACGACCGCTGGCTTGGCGTCGGCCCCACGATCAGCGGGCTGATCCGGTCGGGTCCCGCCGCGGACGGAACCCCGCCCGTCGGCGGCGCAGACGGGCCCGAAACCCCCCTGAGCCGGGACGATCATTGGATGATCGAGGACGGCGCCGTGCCGCGCGTCTTCGCGGTGTTGACGCCGCTGTTGCTGGCGGCCTCGGCGCTGCTCGACCGCCTGCCCCTGCACGAGGGCCCGGAGCGCGTCGCCGGCTGGCTGCGGTCCTTCCTCGACGGTCCCTACGACGGCGCGGTCTCGCGGACGACGACCACGCTGTACATGGCCGCCGACGACAGCGAGGGGCAGGTGCAGCTGGCCGGGGCCGGCGTCGAGGTGACCTGGCCCGGCGCCGGCCTGCAGCGCTCACTGACCGAGGGCGGCCAGCGACTGGCCGACGCCGCCCGCCAGCTCGGGGGCCGCCCGGTGCGCAACCCGGGCCATCGCGGCTGGCTCGGCAACCGACCGGTGTCGGTTCACCCGCTGGGTGGTTGCGTGATGGGCGGTGACGCCGGCGACGGCGTCGTCGATCACCGGGGTCGGGTGTTCGCCGGTGCGGCCGGTCGGCACACCTACGTCGGCCTGTACGTCACCGATGGGTCGATCGTCCCCCGGTCGCTGGGAGCCAACCCGTCCCTGACGATCGCCGCCCTGGCCGAGCGCACCGCCCGGCTGATGCTGGCCGAGATGGGCCTCGACGCCGACCCGATCGACTCGGTCCCACAGGGCGACGTGGCGCCGGACGACGCCGCCCCGGCACCCGACGTGCCGGGACCCAGGGTGCGCTTCACCGAACGCCTGGGCGGCCACGTGATCGTCGGCGGTCAGGCCAGCCCGATCGTCCTTGGCCTGCGGGTGGCGGTCGAGGACCCAGCAGCGGTGCGGCGCAACCCCGAGCAGACCGAGCTGCGGGTGACCGGCACGGTCGATGCGCCGTTGCTGCATCCGGCGCCGATGACCGTCACGTGGGGAACGCTCCGGTTGGTCGCCGAGGATCCCGACCAACCGGTCGGACACCGGATGGAGTATCGCCTGGGGCTGCGCGACGCCGACGGTGCGCGCTACCGGCTGGACGCCGACAAGCTGATCCTCGATCAGCCCGGCATCGATTGGCTGTGGGACGCCACCGAGGTGGCGGTCTCGATTCGCCCGGTCGCACCCGACGGAGAAGCCGCCCCCGACCGGCCGGTCGAACGCGCCTACGGGCTGGCCCGGCTGGCACCGTTCGACGCGGTGCGGATGGGGTTGTCGCTTCGAGGCCCGGAGGGTGGGGCGCCGGCCGAGCAGGCCCGCGCCATCGGCTCGTTCCTGGGGGCGTTCGCACTCCCGATGACCCGCATCTTCGGCAAGGCTGCTGTGGGCGGCGCCGAACTTCGGGCCGCACAAGGCGGCGTCCAACGTCGCCGCCAGCTGGCGCTCCCCCCGATGGAGCAGCATTGGCTGGGCCGGGACCGACGCTGGAGCGTCCTCCCACCCGACGATCCGATCGTGGGGCTGCGCCGCTTCCGGGGTGGCTCGGCCGGGCCGGTGTTGTTGGCGCCCGGCTTCGGCATGTCGAGCGACCACTACCTGCTCGACAGCGCCGCGCCCAACCTGACCGAGGTGCTCGTCGAGGCCGGCTACGACGTGTGGCTGTTCGACTACCGATCGTCGATCCGCTTTCCCGGGGCCGGGCGCCCCTCCGACCTGGACGAGGTTGCCACCATCGATTGGCCGGCCGCCGTCGGCCGGGTGCGGGCGATCACCGAAGCCGACGAGGTGTCGGTCGTAGCCCACTGCGTTGGTGCAGCCACCGTGCTGATGGCGCTGCTCGACGGCATGGACGGCGTCGGCGCGGTCGTGTGCTCGCAGATGGCGGCCCACTTCGACGTGCCGGCGTTCACCCGCTTGAGGGCGAGGCTTCGGCCCGGGCCCAAGCTGGAGGCGCTGGGGTTGACCTCGGTGTTCCCCGACCGGGGCACCGGCCTGGCCGCCCGCTTGGCCGACCTGGCTGCCCGGCCCACGCCGCTGGCGCACGGCGAGCGCTGCGATTCGCCGGTGTGCCGGTGGGTGTTCTTCTTCTACGGGCCAACCCACCACCACGCCAACCTCGACCGCTACACCCACAGCCGCATCGCCGAACTGTTCGGCGAAGGCTCCCTGCGCGGCATGGACCATGTCGGGTCGATGTTCACCGCCGGTCGGCTGGTCGGTGCCGACGGGAGCGACGCCTACCTGCCCCACGTCGAGCGGTTGAACCTCCCCATCTTGTTTCTGGCCGGCACCCGCAACCGCCTGGTGCTGCCCTCGAGTTCGGCGCGCACCCTGGCGTGGCTGCGCTCCCACCATGGGCCGGAGCTGCACCAGCGGCGGGAGTTGCCCGGCTACGCCCACCTCGACGGTTTGATCGGCCGCCGGGTCGACCGGGACGTGTTCCCGCACATCCTCGAGTTTCTCGACGCCCGGTAG
- a CDS encoding LysR family transcriptional regulator: MRPGASADTTVPALSTQQLLYLRAAARAPSWTEAAAQLGVTQSALSQGIAELERRLGITLFERLGRRRVLTSAGAVLLPHADGVVAQAADLGRIANRLRSGARGAYRLGLIDSAAVATCRPALAAVRELAGDALHVTVDTSVPLTRAVQRGELDLAVVVGDNIALRTGGRGGPSESTVTTTTIADEPMVVVAPGGVSADDLADPQRWGPWVMPPEGSTTRVLIEGALRSRGADPFTTLESANPTVLQSMVTLGLGWAVLPDHMGGPRPVKRQRGDGLAIGEQLVRRTLVAVARAGAPADPRTELFLSSIQS; encoded by the coding sequence GTGAGACCCGGTGCGAGCGCCGACACCACCGTCCCGGCGCTCTCCACCCAGCAGCTCTTGTACCTCCGCGCCGCAGCGCGTGCGCCCAGCTGGACCGAGGCCGCTGCCCAGCTCGGGGTGACGCAGTCGGCGCTCAGCCAGGGCATCGCCGAGCTGGAGCGACGGCTGGGGATCACGCTGTTCGAACGGCTCGGCCGCAGGCGTGTGCTGACTTCGGCCGGGGCCGTCCTGCTACCCCACGCCGACGGGGTCGTCGCCCAGGCCGCCGATCTCGGCCGAATCGCCAACCGGCTTCGTTCGGGTGCCCGCGGCGCCTACCGGCTGGGGTTGATCGACTCGGCAGCGGTGGCCACGTGTCGCCCCGCTCTGGCCGCCGTGCGCGAGCTGGCCGGCGACGCCCTCCACGTCACGGTCGACACGTCGGTTCCGCTCACCCGAGCCGTCCAGCGGGGAGAGCTCGACCTGGCGGTGGTGGTCGGCGACAACATCGCTTTGCGCACCGGCGGACGGGGCGGCCCGTCGGAAAGCACGGTGACGACGACCACGATCGCCGATGAGCCGATGGTGGTCGTCGCCCCGGGCGGCGTGAGCGCCGACGACCTCGCCGATCCGCAGCGCTGGGGCCCGTGGGTGATGCCGCCGGAGGGCTCGACCACCCGGGTGTTGATCGAGGGCGCGCTGCGCTCCCGGGGGGCCGACCCGTTCACCACGTTGGAGAGCGCCAACCCCACCGTGTTGCAGTCGATGGTGACCCTGGGCCTGGGCTGGGCCGTGCTGCCCGACCACATGGGCGGGCCCCGCCCGGTGAAGCGCCAGCGGGGCGACGGCCTGGCGATCGGGGAGCAATTGGTCCGCCGGACGCTGGTGGCGGTCGCCCGAGCCGGAGCACCAGCCGACCCGCGTACCGAACTGTTTCTCAGCTCGATTCAGAGCTGA
- a CDS encoding Fe-S cluster assembly protein HesB — MADLSFPITGDPDDDALLLEDPFALLLGMLLDQQVPMEWAFRSPARLRERMEAAEPNSFSPEGLAALDEEDVIALFAEKPALHRYPKSMAKRAHGVARILVDEYGGDAATLWQTADDGAELYRRLRTLPGYGEEKAKIFVALLAKRLDVRLDGWQKAAGAFGDDTPRSAADVGSADELTLVRQWKQAQKQRGKSKQE, encoded by the coding sequence ATGGCCGATCTCAGCTTTCCGATCACCGGCGATCCCGACGACGACGCCCTGTTGCTCGAGGATCCCTTCGCTCTGCTGCTGGGCATGTTGTTGGATCAGCAGGTGCCGATGGAGTGGGCCTTCAGGTCGCCGGCCCGGCTGCGGGAGCGCATGGAGGCTGCCGAGCCCAATTCGTTTTCCCCCGAGGGGCTTGCCGCCCTGGACGAGGAGGACGTGATCGCACTGTTCGCCGAGAAGCCGGCCCTGCACCGCTATCCCAAGTCGATGGCCAAGCGCGCCCACGGGGTGGCCCGGATTCTGGTCGACGAATACGGCGGTGATGCGGCCACGCTCTGGCAGACCGCCGACGACGGAGCGGAGCTCTACCGCCGCCTCCGGACCCTGCCCGGGTACGGCGAGGAGAAGGCGAAGATCTTCGTCGCCCTGCTGGCCAAGCGTTTGGACGTGCGCCTGGATGGCTGGCAAAAGGCGGCCGGAGCCTTCGGCGACGACACGCCGCGATCCGCCGCCGATGTGGGTAGCGCCGACGAGCTGACGCTGGTGCGCCAGTGGAAGCAGGCCCAGAAGCAGCGCGGCAAGTCAAAACAGGAGTAG
- a CDS encoding AAA family ATPase translates to MAGSEAMSTTAAGLFVEILGPLSVTMDGQPIGLTGPSRCGLFARLVLAHGEAVGFDTLMDDLWPGRAPDSAKRNLQTQVHNLRALPGLDRIETIGGRAYRLVLAPTELDAVLVDDAFHAARSLAAVDPGAALTRTRDALARFRGPPLSEFASQDWARGEAVRLDQLRKDVRALEIELRLETGDDATLISELRVLSEAHPENERYWEALMTALYRAGHQKDALAAYQSARRRLGTQFGLEPGPALKALEHQILRHDPGLIRGTAIAPTSPLEGCSCWVDDGATPPVGRTVELARLGAAVEARARLIVLSGETGSGKTKLVTELVRGLRAAPRHRTVLFGSCDDSLSRPFPALADIAEHAEIHNPGLLTGLESSASMETLRRLIEPEDDAAAPPATGRNALVSALSALVARAGSSPDGDGTPPLLIIDQVHDVDTDTLDVIGRLLAPMAATPVTVLLITQPSGLIPTANLADWLGTLPHQVEVVEIDLLPLDEIAVGELAEALGRPDVDRAELLSGSGGNPMFIAHLLADRDGAPITTPLARLARRRIARCSPEAVTMLQAAAVDGARPRGWLTAALSGLDADAAASALGELLDDGLLIRLAKAQRMDDRSDPAAVSDRYRFVHGLIRRVMLEEIGPAKRQAMHRRAAELLADRRAGGDVVGAGDIARHYLAAAPLVGRAPAIDWLRTSADSAVRNSAYERADAELAAALALVSDDADDDVLAAELLIERGRVWSTFVHEGDGRALLHSAITRARRAGRLDLAALAALHVGGVLPMGDASDPSIPALVTDALDWLVDDEPFLRAELTARLAELGYWDLSESARRALCDQAERFCDAAPPEIRARVGINRFWACELDAGPIAAWRLIERLDDLVAQAGDQMLALQVIKCRLHATLTSGDLEAADDIAARFGASANEVGGADLARLDRLYHAMRAGSQGDFDRAEALADESKRLLVSTGRELHAEVVDHLVRLPWQIFRGDHEEARQFVVAISGFTTRADMWTFLDAWLLAISGDVDGADRLIDGFDLASFLEGDARYNGSVIAAAAAMVAHATGRADWAALLVDWFADHADAGIILGQTVFMGFGWHYLGMAEATLGGADHNEAAVDALRHASRRSARVGAEPWKLLADIELARLGAGTDDDRRAEAPEALAARADLLGLNWLAGQARALSPTVVS, encoded by the coding sequence GTGGCCGGATCCGAAGCGATGAGCACGACGGCGGCCGGATTGTTCGTCGAGATCTTGGGCCCACTGAGCGTGACCATGGACGGCCAACCGATCGGGCTCACCGGGCCCAGCCGGTGCGGCCTGTTCGCTCGTCTGGTGCTCGCGCACGGAGAGGCGGTCGGCTTCGACACGCTGATGGACGATCTCTGGCCCGGACGCGCCCCCGACTCCGCCAAGCGAAACCTGCAAACTCAGGTGCACAACCTGCGAGCACTGCCCGGCCTGGATCGGATCGAGACGATCGGCGGACGGGCCTACCGGTTGGTGCTGGCGCCCACCGAGCTCGATGCGGTGCTGGTCGATGACGCCTTTCACGCCGCCCGCAGCCTGGCAGCGGTCGATCCCGGCGCAGCTCTGACCCGAACGCGCGACGCCCTGGCGCGGTTTCGTGGGCCGCCCCTGAGCGAGTTCGCCAGCCAGGACTGGGCCCGCGGTGAAGCCGTCCGACTCGATCAGTTGCGCAAGGACGTACGGGCTCTCGAGATCGAGCTGCGCCTCGAGACAGGCGATGACGCCACCCTGATCTCGGAGCTCCGGGTGCTCAGCGAGGCCCACCCGGAGAACGAGCGGTACTGGGAGGCGCTGATGACCGCGCTGTACCGGGCCGGGCACCAGAAGGATGCCCTCGCCGCCTACCAGAGCGCACGCCGGCGCTTGGGCACCCAGTTCGGCCTGGAACCGGGCCCGGCGCTCAAGGCGCTCGAGCACCAGATCCTCAGACACGACCCCGGCCTGATCCGGGGAACCGCCATCGCCCCCACCAGCCCGCTCGAGGGGTGCAGCTGTTGGGTTGACGACGGTGCCACCCCACCGGTGGGTCGCACCGTCGAGTTGGCCCGCCTCGGCGCCGCCGTCGAGGCGCGAGCCCGGCTGATCGTGCTGAGCGGCGAGACCGGCAGCGGCAAGACCAAGTTGGTCACCGAGTTGGTTCGCGGCCTCCGAGCGGCGCCGCGCCACCGCACGGTGCTGTTCGGCTCATGCGACGACTCATTGAGTCGACCGTTTCCCGCGCTGGCCGATATCGCCGAACACGCCGAGATCCACAACCCCGGCCTGCTCACCGGCCTGGAGTCCAGCGCGTCGATGGAGACGCTGCGCCGGCTGATCGAACCCGAGGACGACGCTGCGGCGCCCCCGGCGACCGGCAGAAACGCGCTGGTGTCGGCGCTCAGCGCCCTGGTGGCGCGTGCCGGATCGTCGCCGGATGGTGACGGCACCCCGCCGTTGCTGATCATCGATCAGGTCCACGACGTCGACACCGACACGCTCGATGTGATCGGCCGTCTGCTCGCCCCAATGGCTGCGACGCCGGTGACCGTCCTGTTGATCACCCAACCATCGGGGTTGATCCCGACCGCCAACCTGGCCGATTGGCTGGGCACCCTGCCCCATCAGGTCGAGGTGGTCGAGATCGACCTCTTGCCGCTCGACGAAATCGCGGTTGGCGAGCTCGCCGAAGCTCTGGGCCGACCCGACGTCGATCGCGCCGAGTTGCTGTCCGGCAGCGGCGGCAACCCGATGTTCATCGCCCACCTGCTCGCCGACCGTGACGGAGCACCGATCACCACACCGCTCGCCCGGTTGGCACGGCGGCGGATCGCCCGCTGTTCGCCCGAGGCGGTCACCATGCTGCAGGCGGCGGCGGTCGACGGCGCGCGACCCCGCGGCTGGCTGACCGCTGCGCTGTCGGGCCTCGACGCCGATGCCGCTGCGTCGGCCCTCGGCGAGCTGCTCGACGACGGACTGCTCATCCGCCTGGCCAAGGCCCAACGCATGGACGATCGCAGCGACCCGGCCGCTGTCTCGGATCGGTATCGGTTCGTGCACGGCCTCATCCGACGTGTGATGTTGGAGGAGATCGGGCCGGCGAAGCGCCAGGCGATGCACCGGCGGGCCGCCGAACTGCTGGCCGATCGTCGGGCGGGCGGCGATGTCGTCGGCGCCGGTGACATCGCCCGGCACTACCTCGCGGCTGCGCCGCTGGTCGGCCGCGCCCCGGCGATCGACTGGCTGCGGACATCGGCCGATTCGGCGGTTCGCAACTCGGCCTACGAGCGCGCCGATGCCGAGCTGGCCGCTGCGCTGGCTTTGGTCTCCGACGATGCCGACGACGACGTGCTGGCGGCGGAGCTCTTGATCGAGCGGGGCCGGGTCTGGTCGACCTTCGTCCACGAGGGCGACGGACGAGCGCTGCTTCATTCTGCGATCACCCGGGCCCGGCGAGCCGGCCGCCTCGACCTCGCCGCCCTCGCGGCACTCCACGTCGGCGGCGTCCTTCCGATGGGCGACGCCTCCGACCCGTCGATCCCCGCCCTCGTCACAGATGCCCTGGACTGGCTGGTCGACGACGAGCCGTTCCTGCGGGCCGAGCTGACCGCACGCCTGGCCGAACTCGGCTATTGGGATCTGTCCGAGTCGGCCCGGCGGGCGCTGTGCGACCAGGCCGAGCGCTTCTGCGACGCCGCCCCACCCGAGATTCGGGCGCGGGTGGGGATCAACCGGTTCTGGGCCTGCGAGCTCGATGCCGGCCCGATCGCTGCGTGGCGGCTGATCGAGCGTCTCGACGATCTGGTCGCCCAAGCGGGCGACCAGATGCTGGCCCTACAGGTGATCAAGTGCCGGCTGCACGCCACGCTGACCTCCGGCGATCTGGAGGCGGCCGACGACATCGCCGCACGCTTCGGAGCCTCGGCCAACGAGGTTGGAGGCGCAGATCTGGCCCGCCTCGATCGCCTCTATCACGCCATGCGCGCCGGTTCACAGGGCGATTTCGATCGGGCCGAAGCGCTGGCCGATGAATCCAAGCGGCTGTTGGTTTCCACCGGCCGGGAGCTACATGCCGAGGTGGTCGACCACCTGGTCCGGCTGCCATGGCAGATCTTTCGGGGGGACCACGAGGAGGCCCGGCAGTTCGTCGTCGCCATCTCCGGGTTCACCACCAGGGCCGACATGTGGACCTTCCTCGATGCCTGGCTGTTGGCCATCTCCGGCGATGTCGACGGGGCAGATCGCCTCATCGACGGCTTCGACCTGGCCTCGTTCCTCGAGGGCGACGCTCGCTACAACGGCTCGGTGATAGCCGCTGCGGCAGCCATGGTGGCCCACGCCACCGGCCGGGCCGATTGGGCCGCACTCCTCGTCGACTGGTTCGCCGACCACGCCGATGCGGGCATCATCCTCGGACAAACGGTCTTCATGGGGTTCGGCTGGCACTACCTCGGCATGGCCGAGGCGACGCTGGGCGGGGCCGACCACAACGAGGCCGCGGTCGACGCCCTCCGCCACGCCAGCCGGCGGTCTGCGCGGGTGGGCGCCGAACCTTGGAAGTTGCTCGCCGACATCGAGCTGGCCCGGCTTGGCGCCGGGACCGACGACGACCGTCGGGCGGAGGCCCCCGAGGCGCTCGCAGCGCGAGCCGACCTCCTTGGGCTCAACTGGTTGGCCGGCCAGGCCCGGGCCCTGTCACCGACCGTGGTGTCGTGA
- a CDS encoding inositol-3-phosphate synthase has translation MEHWVDYRVTVNNTRITSVRRSASALRIIPHSPLPRTPPVTQPSQNPATPPALDIAPATGRLGMLTPGMGAVATTAIAGIMAARQGQAVPIGSLTQMAHIRLGSRDEGRNPMIKDFAPLATLDDLAFGGWDPISANALEAAHTAGVLKDSDLAPISGELEGVASMPAVFDQRWVSKLDGIRVKEGASKWDLARQLVEDIERFKEEENCERMVMVWTGSTEAYQVKADVHSDPDAFEAGMKANDENIAPSQMYAWAALSSGVPFANGAPNLAVDTPWAATLAAERGVPFAGKDFKTGQTLIKTILAPGFKARMLGLRGWYSTNILGNRDGEVLDDPENFKTKEMSKLGVLDTILQPEVYPDLYGNIDHVVRINYYPPRGDNKEGWDAIDIFGWMGYPMEIKVDFLCRDSILAAPIVLDLALFLDLAQRAGQSGLQEWLSFYWKAPDALGGVPPEHDIFIQQLKLKNTLRSWMGEDPITHAEGE, from the coding sequence ATGGAACATTGGGTTGACTATAGGGTTACTGTCAACAACACTCGGATCACGTCGGTCCGACGCAGCGCCAGCGCGCTCCGCATCATCCCGCATTCGCCCCTACCGAGGACACCCCCTGTGACCCAGCCTTCCCAGAACCCCGCCACCCCGCCAGCGCTCGACATCGCCCCAGCCACCGGCCGATTGGGCATGCTCACGCCCGGGATGGGTGCGGTGGCCACCACGGCCATCGCCGGCATCATGGCGGCCCGCCAAGGTCAGGCCGTGCCGATCGGCAGCCTGACCCAGATGGCCCACATCCGTCTCGGAAGCCGCGACGAGGGCCGCAACCCGATGATCAAGGACTTCGCTCCGCTGGCGACGCTCGACGACCTGGCCTTCGGCGGCTGGGACCCGATCTCGGCCAACGCGCTGGAAGCGGCGCACACCGCCGGGGTGCTCAAGGACTCCGACCTGGCGCCCATCTCCGGGGAACTCGAGGGCGTTGCATCGATGCCGGCGGTGTTCGACCAGCGCTGGGTATCGAAGCTGGACGGCATTCGCGTGAAGGAGGGTGCCAGCAAATGGGACCTGGCCCGGCAACTCGTCGAGGACATCGAGCGCTTCAAGGAGGAGGAGAACTGCGAGCGCATGGTGATGGTGTGGACCGGCTCGACCGAGGCCTACCAGGTGAAGGCCGACGTCCACTCCGACCCCGATGCGTTCGAGGCGGGGATGAAGGCCAACGACGAGAACATCGCACCCTCGCAGATGTACGCGTGGGCGGCGCTCAGCTCGGGCGTGCCCTTTGCCAACGGTGCCCCCAACCTGGCGGTCGACACGCCATGGGCGGCCACGCTGGCGGCCGAACGGGGCGTGCCCTTCGCCGGCAAGGACTTCAAGACCGGCCAGACGCTGATCAAGACCATCCTGGCGCCCGGGTTCAAGGCCCGCATGTTGGGCCTTCGCGGCTGGTACTCCACCAACATCCTGGGCAACCGGGACGGTGAGGTGCTCGACGACCCCGAGAACTTCAAGACGAAGGAAATGTCCAAGCTGGGAGTGCTCGACACGATCCTCCAACCCGAGGTGTATCCCGATCTGTACGGCAACATCGATCACGTCGTACGCATCAACTACTACCCGCCGCGGGGCGACAACAAGGAGGGTTGGGACGCCATCGACATCTTCGGATGGATGGGGTACCCGATGGAGATCAAGGTCGACTTCCTGTGCCGCGACTCGATCCTGGCCGCCCCGATCGTGTTGGACCTGGCGCTGTTCTTGGACCTGGCCCAGCGGGCGGGGCAATCGGGCCTGCAGGAGTGGCTGAGCTTCTACTGGAAGGCGCCCGACGCGCTCGGCGGTGTGCCGCCCGAACACGACATCTTCATCCAACAGCTCAAGTTGAAGAACACGCTGCGCTCGTGGATGGGCGAGGATCCAATCACCCACGCCGAGGGCGAGTAG